One window of Vitis riparia cultivar Riparia Gloire de Montpellier isolate 1030 chromosome 5, EGFV_Vit.rip_1.0, whole genome shotgun sequence genomic DNA carries:
- the LOC117913898 gene encoding uncharacterized protein LOC117913898 isoform X1, translated as MIDVAIEHRKMAGFSGLTTKGKNGIVAGGLTAFVVGVYIYTMRAVGGTDEIQVAINKFEEEKAMKEDAPKA; from the coding sequence GCACAGAAAAATGGCTGGATTCAGTGGTCTCACAACTAAGGGCAAGAACGGCATTGTTGCTGGTGGCTTGACAGCATTTGTCGTTGGGGTGTATATCTACACCATGAGAGCTGTTGGAGGCACAGATGAAATCCAGGTAGCTATCAACAAGTTTGAGGAGGAGAAAGCCATGAAAGAGGATGCACCCAAGGCCTGA
- the LOC117913898 gene encoding uncharacterized protein LOC117913898 isoform X2, producing MAGFSGLTTKGKNGIVAGGLTAFVVGVYIYTMRAVGGTDEIQVAINKFEEEKAMKEDAPKA from the coding sequence ATGGCTGGATTCAGTGGTCTCACAACTAAGGGCAAGAACGGCATTGTTGCTGGTGGCTTGACAGCATTTGTCGTTGGGGTGTATATCTACACCATGAGAGCTGTTGGAGGCACAGATGAAATCCAGGTAGCTATCAACAAGTTTGAGGAGGAGAAAGCCATGAAAGAGGATGCACCCAAGGCCTGA
- the LOC117914586 gene encoding stearoyl-[acyl-carrier-protein] 9-desaturase, chloroplastic, whose translation MALQLNHLSFQFHKFPSFSLPPMASIRSPTVFMASTLRSGSKEVENLKKPFSPPREVHVQVTHSMPPQKIEIFKSMENWAEQNILVHLKPVEKSWQPQDFLPDPASDGFHEQVKELRERAKELPDDYFVVLVGDMITEEALPTYQTMLNTLDGVRDETGASLTSWAIWTRAWTAEENRHGDLLNKYLYLSGRVDMRQIEKTIQYLIGSGMDPRTENSPYLGFIYTSFQERATFISHGNTARHAKEHGDMKLAQICGTIASDEKRHETAYTKIVEKLFEIDPDGTVMAFADMMRKKISMPAHLMYDGRDDNLFDHFSAVAQRLGVYTAKDYADILEFLVGRWNVEKLTGLSGDGRKAQDYVCGLAPRFRKLEERAQGRAKEALTIPFSWIFDREVKL comes from the exons ATGGCTCTCCAACTCAATCACCTCTCCTTCCAATTCCACAAGTTCCCTTCCTTTTCTCTCCCTCCAATGGCCAGCATCAGATCTCCCACCGTCTTCATGGCCTCCACTCTCCGCTCTGGCTCCAA GGAGGTTGAGAATCTCAAGAAGCCTTTTAGCCCTCCTCGGGAGGTTCATGTTCAAGTGACCCACTCCATGCCACCCCAAAAGATTGAGATCTTCAAATCCATGGAGAATTGGGCTGAGCAGAACATTTTGGTTCACCTGAAGCCAGTTGAGAAATCTTGGCAACCACAGGATTTTCTACCAGATCCTGCTTCTGATGGATTCCATGAACAAGTCAAGGAACTAAGGGAGAGGGCAAAGGAGCTTCCAGATGATTACTTCGTTGTTTTGGTTGGAGATATGATCACTGAAGAAGCCCTTCCAACTTACCAAACAATGCTTAATACCTTGGATGGGGTTCGGGATGAAACAGGTGCAAGCCTCACCTCTTGGGCAATTTGGACAAGGGCATGGACTGCAGAAGAGAACAGGCATGGTGACCTTCTCAACAAGTACCTATATCTGTCTGGACGAGTAGACATGAGACAAATTGAGAAGACAATTCAATATTTGATTGGATCAGGAATG GATCCACGGACAGAGAATAGTCCCTACCTCGGGTTCATCTACACTTCATTCCAAGAAAGGGCGACATTCATCTCCCATGGCAACACTGCCAGGCATGCCAAGGAGCATGGGGATATGAAGTTGGCTCAAATATGTGGTACAATTGCCTCAGATGAGAAGCGCCATGAAACTGCCTACACCAAGATAGTCGAAAAGCTCTTTGAGATTGATCCTGATGGAACTGTAATGGCTTTTGCTGACATGATGAGGAAGAAAATCTCTATGCCTGCTCACCTGATGTATGATGGCCGTGATGACAACCTCTTTGATCACTTCTCAGCAGTAGCCCAGCGGCTGGGAGTCTACACTGCCAAGGACTACGCCGACATACTGGAATTCTTGGTGGGCAGGTGGAATGTGGAGAAGCTCACTGGACTCTCTGGTGACGGGCGAAAAGCACAGGACTATGTTTGCGGGTTAGCCCCAAGATTCAGAAAGCTGGAGGAAAGAGCGCAAGGAAGAGCTAAGGAAGCACTCACCATTCCTTTCAGCTGGATTTTTGACAGAGAAGTGAAGCTGTGA